Proteins encoded by one window of Lycium barbarum isolate Lr01 chromosome 11, ASM1917538v2, whole genome shotgun sequence:
- the LOC132619776 gene encoding uncharacterized protein LOC132619776 has translation MIDKVLFWNIRLVNTQNSFERLIELNRRHHYSLIALMEPFHGSDEVESYRRRLGIHNSMVNMSEKIWIFLTDDWQAQVIMDSVQHVTLKMTHVNLQQETFVTIVYAKCTTIERLELWDSIAQATLNIQGPWIIGKNFNVILRPNEKVGVLLVHLSETADFAHFVNNCGLMELKYSGSRYTWWNGRTEEDCIFKRLDRVFGNQEFMDLFPSSEVPHLIRHGFDHAHFHVVCDTQEEVVVKPFKFLNFWSQHPKILDLVQDN, from the coding sequence ATGATTGATAAAGTACTATTTTGGAATATAAGATTAGTCAACACTCAAAATTCTTTTGAGAGGTTAATTGAGCTTAATAGGAGGCATCACTACTCACTCATAGCACTTATGGAACCTTTCCATGGGTCTGATGAAGTTGAAAGTTATAGGAGAAGGTTAGGAATCCATAATTCAATGGTTAATATGTCAGAGAAGATTTGGATTTTTTTGACTGATGATTGGCAAGCTCAGGTTATTATGGATTCAGTGCAGCATGTGACTCTTAAAATGACTCATGTCAACTTGCAGCAAGAAACTTTTGTCACTATTGTCTATGCTAAATGTACTACTATAGAAAGGTTGGAGTTGTGGGATTCAATTGCCCAAGCTACACTGAACATTCAAGGACCATGGATAATAGGGAAAAACTTTAATGTAATTCTAAGACCTAATGAGAAAGTAGGGGTTCTTCTTGTTCATCTGTCTGAAACTGCTGACTTTGCTCACTTTGTTAATAACTGTGGTCTGATGGAATTGAAATACTCTGGTAGTAGATATACTTGGTGGAATGGCAGAACTGAAGAGGATTGCATTTTCAAAAGACTTGATAGAGTATTTGGAAATCAGGAGTTCATGGATCTTTTCCCATCATCTGAAGTCCCACATCTTATAAGGCATGGATTTGATCATGCCCATTTCCATGTTGTGTGTGATACACAAGAGGAGGTGGTTGTTAAGCCTTTTAAGTTCCTAAATTTTTGGTCTCAACATCCAAAAATTTTGGACTTGGTTCAAGACAACTAG